A stretch of the Corynebacterium maris DSM 45190 genome encodes the following:
- a CDS encoding copper resistance CopC family protein, with translation MFPRVRSRVAFVATAFAATAAVAGAPLVGAHDVVVGGDPADGEVLQEFPGSVTLEFSGEPRDGFNTFAITEAESGETVYSGEPTVSGRDVSLELPQDLDAGSGDYNLGFQITSSDGHSTRGMTTFSVADDGEAASAPAEGNDEAEASETTEDEGEGLSTTLQIVLAAVGVLVLLSVVAMAVARQRRNR, from the coding sequence ATGTTTCCCCGCGTCCGTTCCCGCGTCGCCTTCGTTGCGACCGCTTTTGCCGCCACCGCCGCAGTGGCCGGCGCTCCGCTCGTCGGCGCCCATGATGTGGTGGTGGGCGGGGACCCTGCGGACGGAGAAGTGCTGCAGGAGTTTCCGGGCTCGGTGACCCTGGAGTTTTCCGGGGAGCCGAGGGACGGATTCAACACCTTCGCCATCACTGAAGCGGAGTCGGGGGAGACCGTCTACTCCGGTGAACCCACAGTGTCCGGGCGAGACGTCTCGCTTGAACTACCGCAGGACCTGGACGCCGGGAGCGGCGACTACAACCTCGGCTTCCAGATCACCTCCTCTGACGGGCACTCCACCCGAGGGATGACGACGTTCTCCGTCGCCGACGACGGCGAGGCGGCCAGCGCCCCCGCCGAAGGCAATGACGAGGCCGAAGCGTCGGAGACCACGGAAGACGAGGGCGAAGGGCTGAGCACCACCCTGCAAATTGTTCTCGCGGCAGTCGGAGTACTTGTCCTTCTTTCCGTCGTCGCCATGGCTGTCGCCAGGCAGCGACGTAACCGTTAA